ACACTCCTTAGAGACCTCCAAAAGCTCACTATTGGCAGCCAAATGCACCACTGGGATCTCCCCCTCTACAGCACGGCTCCCTGGACACTGCCCCCCACCACGCCCCTCAGGAGACACCCTCTCCCAGTGATCCCACAACAACAGGTAGGGCAGGTGCACAGCGTGTTTATTGAGCTCATATACCTTCTGCCCTCACCCCTGTCACCCACTTGGGAGAGGTAACCGGGGCTTGGCCGTAACAGCTCTCGCTTTCCCACCTACTCCCAGGCCAAGAGCAAGAGGGACGACACGCTGGGCTTCCGCCACAGCCGGCGTGGGCACAAGCAGCAGAGGAAGTTAGCAAGCCTGGCAGTCCAACCAGCCCAGCAACTGATGATGTCATGGCGGCGTGCACTAAAAGCGATTGGCCAGATTGAGTttagaggagaaaggaaagctatTTCCTCCTGAGTATTTTCACGGGGAGCAGGAGAGGTGCGGGTGGGttgagtgggagtgggggtgctTCCAGACCTCACGGAGCTCTGCACGTGACTCCCACCATGACTTCTGTATTCTGCCTCTATGCCGCCTTCTGAGCCCCCACATCACCTGTGGTGGGGGGCATTTGCCCCCAGCCAAGATGTTACTAAGACGGGAAGGGCAGCTTTTGCGTTGAACTTGCCCTGTGGCCAGTATCTCACAGAACCAGCCATAATTCCAAGTGGGGCCAGGAGGTCAGTCAAGGGGGTGTCCAGAGGCCTAAGACtccccatgccccacccccatctcccacccccagccccagccaagtCCAGGGTCCTGCCTGGTGTTAGGCACTGAGGTCTAACTCGTGAACCTGGTAGATCTGTGTGGGGCCCTTGAAGCAAGCAGCAAACAGGAAGCGTCTGCTGGCCACGGTGATGTGGGCAAAGGCCCGGGGGGCCACCAAGGTCGGGGGCCCCAGCTCCTGCAGCGGTTCCAGGAGCCCCTTATCAGGGTCAAGGTGGAAGACCTGGCTGAAGGCGAAGTCGCTGCCCAGGATAGCCAGCTGGTCCCTGGCGATGAGCAGTGGCTGGAAGACGTGGGCACCACGTGAGGGAAGTTGCTGCAGCAGGCGAAACATGGAGCCATCCCAGCGCATGACCTATGAAGTGTGGCCACTAGTTAGAGCCTGGCGTCCAGAAAGGCCATGCCTGTTGGCAGTCCTCTAGGCTTTGGAGGACTTGGAATAGCCTGTAAACAGAGGCCTGTAGGTCCCCAAACTCCTGCAGCTTTCTTATCTTCATAAATGTCACCACCCAGCTGCTCAGACCACAAACTTAGAGTCATTCTCGgcccttctctctcccacacaccCTACAACACAGAATCCATCAGCAGTGGAATCTGTCAGTTTTACGTACTATGGTGTGTATTTCTCAAGTCTCCTCTGGCCGCACTCCAACCCAGCCACGGTCACCTCCTCCCTGGTCTCCCTACTCCTGTCCTTGGAACTCTAGTGTGCTCTCCACATAGACACCCTATGAACACCTGAGTCAGATCAGTGCCTTCTAGACTCGGACTCTCCCCCTGGCTATACCTCACTCTGGAAGGAGAGTGTTGGAGGAGGTGGGCGTCAGCCTTGGGGCTTCAGGGTGTGGTGTTGGAGTTAAATGTAAGTACTGGAGTGAGTCAGAGCAGAGCCGCAGGTTGAGGGTAGAATCAGAATCTCGGGGCCAGTGTCAGtgttgggggaggaggagtggtTTAGAGTCAATATCCTTGAGGGGTCACAGACTTGGAGTCAGTGTTGAGGTTGGGGTCAGAGTTCAAAGTGCAGCACATTAAATGGGGTTGGAGCTTGAAGGTCACTCTGTGAGACTGGGTCAGAATTTAGAGGCCAGTGTGCAAGGTGGGGTCAGTGCTGAAAGACTTAGCCCACATTGCGTAGTCAGAGCCGAAAAGCCAGCCCTGAGTGGGAGTCAGCTGCGGGTCAGTCTGGGTTTGAGGCCTCTGCTACCCGCCCCACCTGACCGGGTCTGGGCTCACCATGGAGTCCCCGATGTAGCGTGTCAGGCACAGGAACACATCCCCACTGGCCTGGAAGTGGCGTGTGGCATAGACGTCCTCAGCCTCAGGGATGTCTGTGCGCCGCTCAAAGCGGCCTCCAGACCAGTGGAAGAGCACGGGCCgctgggaggcagaggccagCAGCAGATGGGGCCGGCCGTCCAGCTCGAGGACCTCAGCATCTGTGTCCCGGTGCCAGGCATGCAGGCTCTGGCGCGGGTAAAAGCCGGGCCCATCACGGCACAGCAGTGTGGTGCTGCCTGCCTTGGAGGCGTCAGCCACCACGAAGCAGGGCTGCCCGTCCAGCCACAGGAGTTCGGCGTCATTGGGCCGTAGCAGCCGTCGTGGGGCCAGGGCTTGCGTGGGGGCCAGGCGCaggccagggctgggcctggaCCACAACTGTGAGCCTCCCCACAGGCGGGCAGCCAACACAAAGAGGCGCAGGCCCAGCACCAGCGGCTTGCAGGACACCACCGAGGGCGCTGTGAGGGAGTCAGGGAGCAAGGGGCAGATCAGGCCGGTTGGGCAGGGCAGGCCCACCAGGCAGGCTGCAGGGGCAGGCAGGAAGATGGCAAGGGGCTCACCGGACAGCTCTTCCTCGGGCCGGAAGCGCTGCAGGCTGTAGTCCCAGGTGAGAATCAGGCAGCGGCCGGCGAAGGGCTGTGCCAAGATGATGTGGGGCTCCCCCTGGTAGGAGAAAGACTCCACGCCCAGTGCCGACTCTCCAACTGTCTGGAACCAGGACAGCTCTGGGGGGTGGCAGGAGAAAGTCAGGCAGGCTCGGGGGACCCCACGGGTCCTCGTCGCTGAGCCTTGGTTTGCGCATCTCTGAAATGAGGACCATCATGGTATTCGTCTCATAGGGACATAGAGTGGAATCTTTTCATCTATAGCTGCACCAACTCACAACAATATGGTAATCCTTTATTTCCTAGGCTTCGTGGCACCATCAAATAGTTGCTTAGAAACAGCATgtgcaataattattttaatttcacaaaatCCCTATGAGGTCCAGCCCGTTATTATAGCCACTTGacagtgaggaaactaaggctgagaGACACAGGCAGCCAGTTGTCCAGTAAAATCCATCCTTCCCATCTTCCGTGAAACAGGATTGGAGCTGAGCACAAAGCTGCCCAGCTAGAGGCCAAATTATCCCAGCACTCCTCCAGCACCTTTCCGGAAGGTAGGTGTGGCCACGTTCAGACGAAGTTCCCAACAGAACAAGGGCAGAGTGGAGGCCGTAATGCTCACCTCTCTTGTATGAAGACGGTTCGCCCTGGACTTggtcttcttcccc
The DNA window shown above is from Rhinolophus ferrumequinum isolate MPI-CBG mRhiFer1 chromosome 15, mRhiFer1_v1.p, whole genome shotgun sequence and carries:
- the LGI4 gene encoding leucine-rich repeat LGI family member 4 isoform X1 is translated as MGGAGILLLLLLAEAGAGVAWRPPKGKCPLSCSCSKDSALCEGSPDLPESFSPTLLSLSLVRTGVTQLKAGSFLRVPSLHLLLFTSNYFSVIEDDAFAGLSHLQYLFIEDNEIGSISKNALRGLRSLTHLSLANNHLETLPRFLFRGLETLTHVDLRGNQFQCDCRVLWLLQWMPTVNASVGAGACAGPAALAHMQLRHLDPKTFKCRAIVHGEKGKKTKSRANRLHTRERCANQGSATRTRGVPRACLTFSCHPPELSWFQTVGESALGVESFSYQGEPHIILAQPFAGRCLILTWDYSLQRFRPEEELSAPSVVSCKPLVLGLRLFVLAARLWGGSQLWSRPSPGLRLAPTQALAPRRLLRPNDAELLWLDGQPCFVVADASKAGSTTLLCRDGPGFYPRQSLHAWHRDTDAEVLELDGRPHLLLASASQRPVLFHWSGGRFERRTDIPEAEDVYATRHFQASGDVFLCLTRYIGDSMVMRWDGSMFRLLQQLPSRGAHVFQPLLIARDQLAILGSDFAFSQVFHLDPDKGLLEPLQELGPPTLVAPRAFAHITVASRRFLFAACFKGPTQIYQVHELDLSA
- the LGI4 gene encoding leucine-rich repeat LGI family member 4 isoform X3 gives rise to the protein MGGAGILLLLLLAEAGAGVAWRPPKGKCPLSCSCSKDSALCEGSPDLPESFSPTLLSLSLVRTGVTQLKAGSFLRVPSLHLLLFTSNYFSVIEDDAFAGLSHLQYLFIEDNEIGSISKNALRGLRSLTHLSLANNHLETLPRFLFRGLETLTHVDLRGNQFQCDCRVLWLLQWMPTVNASVGAGACAGPAALAHMQLRHLDPKTFKCRAIELSWFQTVGESALGVESFSYQGEPHIILAQPFAGRCLILTWDYSLQRFRPEEELSAPSVVSCKPLVLGLRLFVLAARLWGGSQLWSRPSPGLRLAPTQALAPRRLLRPNDAELLWLDGQPCFVVADASKAGSTTLLCRDGPGFYPRQSLHAWHRDTDAEVLELDGRPHLLLASASQRPVLFHWSGGRFERRTDIPEAEDVYATRHFQASGDVFLCLTRYIGDSMVMRWDGSMFRLLQQLPSRGAHVFQPLLIARDQLAILGSDFAFSQVFHLDPDKGLLEPLQELGPPTLVAPRAFAHITVASRRFLFAACFKGPTQIYQVHELDLSA
- the LGI4 gene encoding leucine-rich repeat LGI family member 4 isoform X2, translating into MGGAGILLLLLLAEAGAGVAWRPPKGKCPLSCSCSKDSALCEGSPDLPESFSPTLLSLLFTSNYFSVIEDDAFAGLSHLQYLFIEDNEIGSISKNALRGLRSLTHLSLANNHLETLPRFLFRGLETLTHVDLRGNQFQCDCRVLWLLQWMPTVNASVGAGACAGPAALAHMQLRHLDPKTFKCRAIVHGEKGKKTKSRANRLHTRERCANQGSATRTRGVPRACLTFSCHPPELSWFQTVGESALGVESFSYQGEPHIILAQPFAGRCLILTWDYSLQRFRPEEELSAPSVVSCKPLVLGLRLFVLAARLWGGSQLWSRPSPGLRLAPTQALAPRRLLRPNDAELLWLDGQPCFVVADASKAGSTTLLCRDGPGFYPRQSLHAWHRDTDAEVLELDGRPHLLLASASQRPVLFHWSGGRFERRTDIPEAEDVYATRHFQASGDVFLCLTRYIGDSMVMRWDGSMFRLLQQLPSRGAHVFQPLLIARDQLAILGSDFAFSQVFHLDPDKGLLEPLQELGPPTLVAPRAFAHITVASRRFLFAACFKGPTQIYQVHELDLSA